In Acidimicrobiales bacterium, the sequence CGCCGACCCGGCCGGCGAGGCTCGACACGAACACCAGCGAGCCCTTCCCGCGCTCGAGCATGCGGGGCAGCAGCCGGAGGGTCATCTGCACCGGCGAGTGGAAGTTGACGCGCAGCACCTCGTCGATCTCCGCCGGCACGAGATCGGTGACGTGTCGGCGTTTGGGGATGCCGGCGTTGTGCACCACGACGTCGAGCGGACCGAGCTCGTCCCACGCCGTGTCGGCGAGTGTCTCGGCCGCGGCCAAGTCGCCCAAGTCGACGGACCACATCCGCGAGTCGGGTGCGTGGACCTTGCAACGGTCGAGCACCTCGGCCAACCGGTCGGCCCGCCGGGCGACGATGCCGACGGTGACCCCCCGTTCGGCCAGCCGCTCCGCGAGTAGCGCGCCGATGCCGGACGACGCCCCCGTGACCAGCGCTCGCATCCCCGGTTCGAGCTTCATCGGCTGCCTCCCGGTCCGGCACCATACCATGACGCCCGTGTCAGGTTTCGGGCCCAGCGGAGCCCCCGATCCGCTGCTGTGAGCAGTTGACCACCGTGGAAGTGGCTGAGGACCTGCGCGGGTAGGTCGCGTGGCGGATCGTCGAGTCGGGGGCGTCCGCGGCCAGGACGCAGGACGACGGCCCCCACCAGCGAAGCCGAGGACGAGGACGCCGCCGCGGGCGTCATCCGGCCGGCGAGACGCTGCGCACGCCTATCCGCGCAGGTCCTCAGTGCTCGCAGCAGGTCGGGTGGGTGGACGGGCGGGACGTGGGTGGCGTCCGTGGGCGTCAATGGACGAGGTCGGCCTGGTAGGGGAGACACGACGGGTCGCGCTTCCACGAGTTGTCGCCGAGGTCGAGGACCCGGCCCGCGCCGGCGATCAGGGAGCACTCGACCCGAGAGCCGATCGTGAACGACGCGTTGAACAGGAAGTTGTCGTTGCCGCTCGCCGCGGCCCTCAACACGCCGGGGTACGCGTTGGCGGGCGCGACGAGGTAGCCGAGGAAGTCGCCGGCGGTGCCGATCGACAAGTAGCCCCGCATCCCCGGCACGGCCGATCGGACGCCGAGGGCGATCTGCGGGTAGGCCTCGCCCGGTTCGCCCGAGATGAGCAACGGCCCGATCCGGCCCGAGTACGTGACGGTCTGGACGAGTGGCCCGTCCGCCCAGGGCGGCCCGGCACGGAGGATCTGCGCGTCGATCGCCGAGCCGCCATCCATCAGCCCGAGGACGGTGGGGTTGGTGGCCACGTCGTGGATCACCGCGCGCTGGAGGTCGACCACGGCGGGACCGAGCAGCGGCGTGGATCTCCGGACGGCCACGTCGACTTTCGCCATGACCCGGTCGGCGTAGGAGTCGAGGGCGCAGAGGCTCTGCGCGGCCCCCTTCAACGTCCGGTTCGGGCAGTCGCCACGCTCGGGCTGCGTGCGGCCCAAGGTGCCGACCTGATCGAACCCGAACCCGCCGTAGCGGGCCGCCATCTTGCGCGACACGACCCCGGGGTAGTCGGCCGACACCAAAGTGTTGTCCGAGCCGAGCACGGTCGGGTGTGCCGAGAAGTTGAGGTACGTCACGATCACGTTGCCGGTGCGGACGGACCGTGCCTGGATCACCCGCAACTCGTCGTCGACCGAGGCGTTGGCGGGGTCGTCGCCGAGCTGGTTGTGGATCAGCGCGCCTGGGTCGTGCTGCTCGGCGACGCCACCTTTCGCCGTGCCGAACGAGAGGTGGGCCGCTTGGCGGTGCCGCCACGCGTCGACGATCGCCTCGACCGTTCGGTCGTGCACGAGCTGCAGGTAGCTGTCGGGTACCCCGCCCCACGCACCGACGGTGTCGGGGCCCGCGTGCGTGTGGTCGGAGTCGACCAGCACCGCGTCGGGGACCACCGCGTCGACCCCGTCGTGGTTGATCGCCGCGATGGCCGCCGACGCGTCGCGCGCGATCGCGTCGGCGCCCCACGGCCCGGCGGCATACGCCGCGAACCAACCTTGGGTCTCGATCTGCGCCAGCACGATGGCGTGAGCGCCATCGCCCACCACCAGTGCCCGCGCCGACACGCCGTCGAGGACGCCGGTTGCGCGGCGGCCGCTGCCGAGCAGCTTGCCCAACCCGCCGCCACCGCCGAGGCCGTAGCCGCCGAGGAAGAAGCGTCCCGACGCGAGCTGTTCGGGGGTCGGGTTGATCGAACGGCTCGCGGCGCCGACGTCGTAGACCGACGCGGCCGACGCGGCACCCGCGGCACCCGGCGTGGAGGCGCCGGTGGGCAGACTCGCTCGGGCGGACGAGCGGGACGCCGCGCCCGACGAGCCCGCGGGCAGGGGTGGGCCCGCAGACCCGTTGCCGTCGATGGCCGGCAGCGGCGGAGTGGCGACCCCGACTTGGACCGTCACCTCGTAGCTGCGCGCACGCCCTTGCAGATCGGCCACCGACGCCCGCACGCGGTACGTGCCGGCCTGCGCGTACGTGTGGTCGACCGCGGCCGACGACCGGGCGACCGATCCATCACCGAAGTCCCACAGGATCGGCCCGTGCGGTTCTTGGTCGAGCGGCGTGTCGTCGCGGCCGCGGTTCCACGAGGGATCGAGCACGACGGTGCGTCCCGGCCCTTGCGGTGGCACCGCGAAGAACTGCACGCCGGGGCCGTCGGCGGCACCGGCGTCGATCACACCCGAGGTGGCGGGCACGTAGCGAGCCGGGAACCCCACTCGTTCCGCGGCTTGCACCCCGGCTTGTTGCGTGAGGCCCGCGAGGACGACCGAGGCGTTGTACTCGAAGTGGTCGCTGCCGCCGAACACGAACGCCGGCGCCGTCACCGCCGTGTCGACGGCCGGGTAGTAGTAGCCGAGTTGGTCCAGGCCCATCCCGATGATCCGCACCCGCGCGCCGGGCACTTGTTGGCGCAGCGCAGCCGACACCTCGGGGAACGCTTCGCCCGGCTCGGTCAGGTACAGCAGGTCGCCGATGCGCAGCCCTGCGACTTGCGTGCCGAGCACGGTGCCCGTCTGGTACGGCGGGGTGCTCGATCGCCCGACGCCGTAGCTGTCGACGACGGGGAGCTTCTGGCCGGGCGTGACGTGCTCGGCGGCGAGCAGGGCCAGCAGCGGCGCGCCGGTTGCCGGCACGGTCACCGGCACGGATGTGGCTGCCAGGTTGGGGCTCGTGATCGGCTGCGCGCTCGCCAGCGCCCAGCGGATCCGGTTCGCGACGTAGTCGGCCACGAGGTTGGAGTCGGTCAGGCCGTTCGTCTGGACGATCGACTCCTGTCGGCCGAGCGTGCCCATCGCCAGCACTGACGTGCCGCCGAGCAGCTTGTCGAGCCGGTCGCGGGCACCGCCGATGTGGTCGGCGCTCATCGCGTCCATGTCGGCGCCGCTCACGACGTCGGCGTGCACCGGCACGTTCGCGTACAGACCGACGGTCTTGCCGGTCGAGGGGTCGCGCGCCCACAGGATCGGCAGGTCGCTGTCGATCGTCCACCCGTCGTACAGGTCGGTCTGGCGGACGGTGTGGCCGATCACGTCGGCGATGTCGGCGTCGGCGGACCACAGCTCAGCCGGGCGGGTGTGGAGCGCGGCCTGCTCGATGGCGCGGACCGCCGCGTCGCGCAGCTGCCGTTGATAGCGCGGGTTCGGCGGACCCCAGATGCCCATGACGGTCGGCGCCGCGTGCGAGTGGGTGGCCGACACGACGATGTCGGCGGGCTCGGCGTGCGGCGAGCCGTGCGCCCGGAGCCAGCCGGCCACCTCCTTGCGGACGTCGTCGATGCCGTACGGACCCTGGTCGGACTCGAGGAACCAACCCTGCGAGTCCGCCGACGCCAACGCCAACGTCGTGGCGCCGCGCCGGACCACGAATGCACGTACCTCGAGCGGATCGTGCACCTTGGCGGTGGGATGTGCCATCGTGCCGAACCCGCCGAGGTACTGCGGGTCGTCGGCGGGCGGATCGACGTTGACCACGGCCGTGCCGACCCGGAACACCGGCACGTCGCCGGCCAGCGCGGCCCCGCCACCTGCTGCCGCGGGACGTTGGGCACCGCCGGCTGCACCGCGACCAGGGTGCGCGCGCGTGTGGTCGGTGGATCGGGTGAGGAGCGCGGTGCCCGCCGTGACGACGATGAGGAGTGCGGTTGCGGCCACGGCGACGCGGCGATGCCGCTCAGTCCGTGCCATACCCCCCGGAAGGTAGTCCGACCACCCGAGTTGTGAGCACTTGGCCACCTGGTGGGTGGCTGGGCGCGCACAGCAGGAGGTCCCCGACCACCCGAGTTGTGAGCACTTGGCCACCTGGTGGGTGGCTGGGCGCGCACAGCAGGAGGTCCCCGACCACCCGGGTTGTGAGCACTTGGCCACCTGGTGGGTGGCTGGGCGCGCACAGCAGGAGGTCCCCGACCACCCGGGTTGTGAGTACTTGGCCACCTGGTGGGTGGCTGGGCGCGCACAGGACGGTGGTGTGAGCGGTTGGGGTGGTGTGCGCGACGCGGGCGGGTGCGTCGCTTGGGGGGTACGCTCACCGCGAGGAAACCTGACGTCCGTGTCAGTGATCGAAGCAGGTCGGGCTCCGGGGGGCGATCGATGACCGAAGTCACCGTAGGGGTCGACATCGGGACGACTTCC encodes:
- a CDS encoding SDR family oxidoreductase codes for the protein MKLEPGMRALVTGASSGIGALLAERLAERGVTVGIVARRADRLAEVLDRCKVHAPDSRMWSVDLGDLAAAETLADTAWDELGPLDVVVHNAGIPKRRHVTDLVPAEIDEVLRVNFHSPVQMTLRLLPRMLERGKGSLVFVSSLAGRVGVPREAAYASSKFALCGWAEAMQVDLFDTPLEIRLLLPGAIDTEIWDQPGNDDPIYEGPKEPAGPVADGVVAAIESEKFEHYLPDMKAVVEFKTADIDGYLAGAADMARQAMAGEGFAWADAMGGDTPDGTAT
- a CDS encoding PKD domain-containing protein, which encodes MARTERHRRVAVAATALLIVVTAGTALLTRSTDHTRAHPGRGAAGGAQRPAAAGGGAALAGDVPVFRVGTAVVNVDPPADDPQYLGGFGTMAHPTAKVHDPLEVRAFVVRRGATTLALASADSQGWFLESDQGPYGIDDVRKEVAGWLRAHGSPHAEPADIVVSATHSHAAPTVMGIWGPPNPRYQRQLRDAAVRAIEQAALHTRPAELWSADADIADVIGHTVRQTDLYDGWTIDSDLPILWARDPSTGKTVGLYANVPVHADVVSGADMDAMSADHIGGARDRLDKLLGGTSVLAMGTLGRQESIVQTNGLTDSNLVADYVANRIRWALASAQPITSPNLAATSVPVTVPATGAPLLALLAAEHVTPGQKLPVVDSYGVGRSSTPPYQTGTVLGTQVAGLRIGDLLYLTEPGEAFPEVSAALRQQVPGARVRIIGMGLDQLGYYYPAVDTAVTAPAFVFGGSDHFEYNASVVLAGLTQQAGVQAAERVGFPARYVPATSGVIDAGAADGPGVQFFAVPPQGPGRTVVLDPSWNRGRDDTPLDQEPHGPILWDFGDGSVARSSAAVDHTYAQAGTYRVRASVADLQGRARSYEVTVQVGVATPPLPAIDGNGSAGPPLPAGSSGAASRSSARASLPTGASTPGAAGAASAASVYDVGAASRSINPTPEQLASGRFFLGGYGLGGGGGLGKLLGSGRRATGVLDGVSARALVVGDGAHAIVLAQIETQGWFAAYAAGPWGADAIARDASAAIAAINHDGVDAVVPDAVLVDSDHTHAGPDTVGAWGGVPDSYLQLVHDRTVEAIVDAWRHRQAAHLSFGTAKGGVAEQHDPGALIHNQLGDDPANASVDDELRVIQARSVRTGNVIVTYLNFSAHPTVLGSDNTLVSADYPGVVSRKMAARYGGFGFDQVGTLGRTQPERGDCPNRTLKGAAQSLCALDSYADRVMAKVDVAVRRSTPLLGPAVVDLQRAVIHDVATNPTVLGLMDGGSAIDAQILRAGPPWADGPLVQTVTYSGRIGPLLISGEPGEAYPQIALGVRSAVPGMRGYLSIGTAGDFLGYLVAPANAYPGVLRAAASGNDNFLFNASFTIGSRVECSLIAGAGRVLDLGDNSWKRDPSCLPYQADLVH